Proteins encoded within one genomic window of Rossellomorea vietnamensis:
- a CDS encoding GNAT family N-acetyltransferase yields the protein MELTIRRRTPEDINEFIMWTYDGIYSFYDNDTQLEKIQGLKESVHLERAFSVVDENEYLVGNCEFYDVEEDGENILVLGVQMKPSLTGKGLGQAFVQAIIEQGRERLKFTHLELAVADFNERAIRTYEKEGFRKRGSFENEIRGENYPFTIMEKNF from the coding sequence ATGGAACTTACCATTAGAAGAAGGACACCGGAAGATATCAACGAATTCATCATGTGGACGTACGACGGAATCTATTCGTTTTACGATAATGATACCCAACTAGAAAAAATCCAGGGATTGAAAGAAAGCGTCCATTTGGAAAGAGCCTTTTCCGTAGTGGACGAGAACGAGTATCTTGTAGGAAATTGTGAGTTTTACGATGTGGAAGAAGACGGGGAAAACATTCTGGTCCTCGGGGTTCAAATGAAGCCTTCCTTGACAGGTAAGGGACTGGGTCAGGCCTTTGTGCAAGCAATCATCGAACAGGGACGTGAACGGCTGAAGTTCACTCATTTGGAATTGGCCGTCGCGGATTTCAATGAACGGGCGATCCGGACGTATGAGAAAGAAGGGTTCCGGAAACGGGGATCATTCGAAAATGAAATACGGGGTGAAAACTATCCATTTACTATTATGGAAAAGAATTTTTAA